In the genome of Cryptomeria japonica chromosome 8, Sugi_1.0, whole genome shotgun sequence, one region contains:
- the LOC131031285 gene encoding uncharacterized protein LOC131031285, with translation MKALDHGRVESKTYYEALCVGEDATYSEIRSQYRKALISLHPDKKHFIPSQSASLNADLAEEPKISTTRMGKENFEFIEVVSNNSDSFLGECQGLHSLSAGSESGDKDSEILDRFLRVQKAWEVLKDVKCREAYDYELQALRYGTEVVANEIELDEMSTEEDGERGAVEYFYPCRCGDYFVVVEAELVEMGFRASKCEGDGIQGKDPGAGMVDTSDYRSQDSREHKSSGNVERRYVLWFGVYFSTSLGPCLLI, from the exons ATGAAAGCTCTTGATCACGGAAGAGTGGAGAGCAAAACCTATTACGAAGCTCTCTGTGTAGGAGAAGATGCAACGTATTCTGAAATCAGATCACAATACAGGAAAGCTCTCATTTCTCTCCACCCTGACAAAAAGCATTTCATTCCATCTCAGTCCGCCTCTCTTAATGCTGATTTAGCCGAGGAACCCAAAATCTCAACAACTAGAATGGGCAAGGAGAATTTTGAATTCATTGAAGTGGTTTCAAATAATTCTGATTCTTTTCTCGGTGAGTGTCAAGGACTTCATAGCTTATCTGCGGGCTCAGAGAGTGGGGATAAGGATAGTGAGATTTTAGACAGGTTTCTGAGGGTTCAGAAAGCATGGGAAGTCCTTAAGGATGTCAAATGCAGAGAAGCTTATGACTACGAGCTACAAGCCCTAAGATATGGTACAGAAGTTGTTGCAAATGAGATAGAATTGGATGAAATGAGCACAGAGGAGGATGGAGAAAGAGGGGCAGTTGAGTATTTTTATCCCTGCAGATGTGGGgattattttgttgttgtagaggCAGAATTGGTGGAGATGGGTTTTAGGGCTAGTAAATGTGAAGGTGATGGTATTCAAGGAAAAGATCCAGGGGCCGGGATGGTGGATACATCAGATTACAGGTCTCAGGATAGCAGAGAACATAAGTCCAGTGGTAATGTAGAGCGGAG GTATGTCTTATGGTTTGGTGTCTATTTCTCAACTTCACTCGGGCCTTGTTTGTTGATATGA